In Xyrauchen texanus isolate HMW12.3.18 chromosome 23, RBS_HiC_50CHRs, whole genome shotgun sequence, a genomic segment contains:
- the LOC127617282 gene encoding protein YIF1A: MDYQHQGYRATKPRARASLPTGGPLLFDDTSSGPPLMNNQNYYSSGYDMAAAPAGGQEPGVSNIFGDPMANAAMMYGSSLANQGKDIVNKEISRFMSVNKLKYFFAVDSKYVVKKLMILMFPYTHQDWEVRYHRDTPLTPRHDVNAPDLYIPTMAFITYILLAGMALGIQKRFSPEVLGLCASTALVWIIIEVLAMLLSLYLLTVHTDLSTFDLIAYSGYKYVGIIFTLLCGLLFGSDGYFVALAWSSCALMFFIVRSLKMKILSSISADSVGAGASAKPRLRMYVTVASAAFQPIVIYWLTSHLVR, from the exons ATGGATTACCAACACCAGGGATACCGGGCAA CAAAACCCAGAGCCAGAGCATCTCTACCTACTGGGGGACCGCTTCTTTTTGATGACACCAGTTCTGGGCCTCCGCTCATGAATAACCAGAACTACTATAGTTCAGGTTATGACATGGCTGCAGCACCAGCAGGAGGTCAAGAACCTGGAGTTAGCAACATCTTTGGAGATCCTATGGCCAATGCTGCCATGATGTATGGCTCATCCCTTGCCAATCAAGGCAAGGATATTGTGAACAAAGAG ATTAGCCGATTCATGTCAGTGAACAAACTGAAGTATTTCTTTGCAGTTGATTCCAAATATGTTGTGAAGAAATTGATGATTCTTATGTTCCCATACACACACCAG GACTGGGAGGTACGTTACCATAGAGACACTCCTCTCACACCACGCCATGATGTCAATGCTCCAGATCTTTACATAccaa CAATGGCTTTTATCACCTATATTTTACTGGCTGGAATGGCTTTAGGCATTCAGAAACG ATTTAGTCCAGAGGTTCTGGGTTTGTGTGCCAGCACGGCTTTGGTTTGGATCATTATTGAGGTTCTTGCCATGCTGCTCAGTCTTTACTTGCTCACGGTGCACACAGACCTCTCAACATTTGACCTTATTGCCTACAGTGGATACAAATATGTTGG GATTATTTTCACATTGTTGTGTGGATTGCTCTTTGGCAGTGATGGCTACTTTGTTGCTCTTGCTTGGTCATCTTGTGCCCTCATGTTTTTTATT gTTCGCTCTCTAAAAATGAAGATCCTGTCTTCAATCTCAGCAGATTCTGTGGGTGCAGGAGCCAGTGCCAAGCCCCGCCTTCGCATGTACGTTACCGTGGCTTCTGCTGCCTTTCAGCCAATCGTCATTTACTGGCTCACCTCTCATTTGGTTAGATGA
- the LOC127617265 gene encoding forkhead box protein N3-like encodes MGLCPAAGRQMEKDTQALPTHSPLHSPRNNSEALSLSHSLPQPTAVLPASLPLSPTVPSPSTPASCLHFSSTPQVSGGSHCLSPSTAFEQDDLTCLSWLHQRGNLLPMQPLPRITTLPQTLELIPAQPLPSYPAKPPYSFSSLIFMAIEDAPEKRLPVKGIYEWIVNNFPYYREAPGGWRNSVRHNLSLSKSFQRIHRDRSQSVGKGSLWRVCPECRPALLEVLRKTHYCHRTNSNLLKNPVLLEAADNVENIMNETMEISDLDSLCSNPPCFLTPDHEELVAMESIELTEVAGEESEKDPLADSGYVELHYYQYQQYQYLVLPGDTELDLETVEILQLDAEAQEAAGSLLDLAGGNH; translated from the exons ATGGGTCTCTGCCCTGCAGCTGGGAGACAGATGGAGAAAGACACACAAGCACTGCCTACCCATTCTCCTCTACATTCCCCTAGAAATAATTCAGAAGCTCTGTCTCTATCCCACTCTCTTCCACAGCCCACTGCTGTTCTGCCTGCGTCCCTCCCTCTCTCCCCAACCGTCCCCTCCCCTTCCACCCCAGCCTCCTGTCTACACTTCTCATCTACCCCTCAGGTTTCTGGGGGGTCGCACTGCCTTAGTCCCTCCACAGCATTTGAGCAGGATGACCTGACTTGCCTCAGCTGGTTGCATCAAAGAGGGAACCTTTTGCCCATGCAGCCCCTGCCCAGAATCACGACACTGCCCCAGACATTAGAACTCATCCCTGCCCAGCCACTGCCTTCCTACCCTGCTAAGCCCCCATACTCTTTTAGCAGTCTCATCTTTATGGCAATTGAAGACGCCCCAGAAAAGAGACTCCCCGTGAAAGGtatttatgagtggattgtcAACAACTTCCCCTACTACAGAGAGGCTCCAGGTGGCTGGAGAAACTCTGTGCGACACAATCTGTCCTTGAGCAAGAGCTTCCAACGAATACATCGTGACAGGAGTCAA TCTGTTGGAAAGGGCTCATTATGGCGTGTCTGTCCAGAGTGTCGGCCAGCTCTTCTGGAGGTTCTTAGAAAAACACATTATTGTCATCGTACCAACAGCAACTTGTTGAAAAATCCTGTTTT GTTGGAGGCAGCTGATAATGTAGAAAACATCATGAATGAGACTATGGAAATATCAG ATCTCGATTCTCTGTGTTCAAACCCACCATGCTTTCTGACACCTGATCACGAGGAGCTGGTCGCCATGGAGTCTATAGAACTTACAGAGGTTGCAGGAGAGGAGTCAGAGAAAGATCCATTGGCAGACAGTGGTTACGTTGAGTTACACTATTATCAATATCAGCAGTATCAGTACCTGGTTCTTCCAGGAGACACTGAATTAGACCTAGAGACGGTTGAGATACTGCAGCTTGATgcagaggctcaggaggctgcaGGGTCACTGCTTGACCTTGCAGGAGGCAACCACTGA